The genomic interval CCTCGACTGCCGTACGGTCGGCCACGTCGCACTCCAACGCCCGTGCCGTGAGGCCCTGTTCACGCAGGCGGGCGGCCGTGTCCTCGACCGCCCGCCCGTCGCGGTCGGTCAGCACGACCCGCGCCCCCTCCTCGGCGAGCCTGCGGGCCGCCGCCGCGCCGATCCCGCGGGCGGCGCCCGTGACCAGTGCCGTGTGTCCCTCGAAGGCCATCGGGTCGCCGCCCATTTCGGCAACGATCCGCACCCGCACCCCTTGACTCCCCAGGAGGGCGAGCCGCAGCCGGCCGAGGCGACGATCGCACGGGACCGCGCCGTACGGGAGGATCTCGCGCTGTCACCGGGCCACTCGGCGCGCTGGGGCACTGACGTCGAGCGGCCCGCCGCCTCAGCGGTAACCCGTCACGTCCGCCGGCTTGCCCGCGTCCTGGACCTCGACCAGGTAGCGCCAGGCGTCGGGACGGCTCCCGTCGAGGTCCGTGAAGCCGTACGTCCGGGCGAGCGAGCCGCTGTCGAGGGACTCGCCGTTGAAGCGGGCCACGTCGGGGTCGGCGGCCAGCGCGGCGACGGCGCGGCCCACGTAGTGCGGGGTCTCCGAGATGGCGAAGTGGGGGACGCGGTCGAGGGCGTCGCGCCAGTTGTCCTCCCGCACCCCGAAGTGGTCGAGCATCATCTCCGAGCGCAGCCAGCCCGGGGTCAGCGCGACGGCGGTGGCGCCGCGCGGGCCGAGTTCGTGGCCGAGCGCGAAGGCCATGCGGATGACGGAGGTCTTGGCGAGGTCGTAGAAGAAGGAGACGCGGTAGTTCTCGCGGTTGTAGGCGTCGGTTCCGTCGGTCATCTCGACGACCAGGCCGCCGGGCCGGCGCAGCAGCAGGGGCAGGGCGTGGTGGCTGGTGATGGCGTGGGTGTCGATCGCGAGCCTGAGCAGCCTGAGGCCGTTGTCGAGGTCGTGCTCCCATACCGGGCTGTCCCACGCGAAGAGGTGCTCGCCGCCCCAGATGTCGTTGACGAGCACGTCGAGGCGGCCCTGCTCGTCGGCGACGCGGTCGACGAGCGCGCGGACCTGCGCCGGGTCCAGATGGTCGGTGGGTACGGCGATGCCGTGGCCCCCGGCCGCGGTGACGAGGTCGGCGGTGTCCTCGACGGTCTCGGGGCGGTCGTAGTCGGAGCGGCGGGCGCGGGTGCTGCGCCCGGTGACGTAGACGGTGGCCCCCGCCGCCCCCAGTTCCACGGCGATCCCGCGTCCGGCTCCGCGTGTGGCCCCGGCGACCAGCGCGACCCTTCCTGCCAGCGGTTGTGACATGTCCGACCTCCCGTTGTGTGCGATGTGGCTTCGAGCATCGCCGGGAAGTCGGACAACCACTGTCGTGATTTACGGGAGAGTCATCCGGTCGCGCGCAGTTTTTCGTCCAGGGTGTCCAGATCGGGCAGGAACCAGATGTGGCCGCCCTGGTTCGTCTCGTGGACGAAGTCCCTGAGCGCCGAGCTGTCGTCCAGGTGCCGGGTGACGTCACCGACGACCGCCAGCCGGACCCGGTAGGTCACGAACTTCTGCATCACCGCGCCCGCGACGCCCGACCGCAGTCGGAAGAACTCCTCGGCGACCCGTGCCACGGGTACGGCGACCACCTGGGCGTCGCGGCCCATCGCGTCACCGATCAGGTCGAGGGCCGCCCGCTCGCCGTCCAGCGGCGGTCCGTCGGGGGCGCACTGCAGGACGTTCAGGCCGTTGAGGTGCACGACGTCGTCAGTGGCCACGGTCGATCCATTCCTGCAGATGCGGGGCCTCGGCGCCGATCGTCGTCGGGTCGCCGTGCCCGGTGAGGACCTTCGTCTCGGGCGGCAGGGCCAGTAGCCGGTCGCGGATCGAATCGATGATCGTCGGGAAGTGGGACCAGGACCGGCCGGTGGCCCCCGGGCCGCCCTGGAAGAGGGTGTCGCCGGTGAAGACGGTGCCGAGGCCCGGGTCGTAGAGGCAGACCGCGCCCGGGGCGTGGCCGGGGGTGTGCAGCACCTGGAGGTCGATGCCCGCGGCCTCGATGACCTGGCCGTCGCGCAGATGGGCGTCGGGGTCGCGGTCGGGGTGGGTCTGCTTCCACAGCGGCAGGTCGTCGGGGTGCAGCCAGATCGTGGCGCCGGTGCGGTCCGCGAGGGCGGGCGCGGCGTCGATGTGGTCGTTGTGGGCGTGGGTGCAGACGATCGCGGTCAACCTGCGGTCGCCCACGGCCTCGAGGAT from Streptomyces sp. CC0208 carries:
- a CDS encoding SDR family oxidoreductase, which gives rise to MSQPLAGRVALVAGATRGAGRGIAVELGAAGATVYVTGRSTRARRSDYDRPETVEDTADLVTAAGGHGIAVPTDHLDPAQVRALVDRVADEQGRLDVLVNDIWGGEHLFAWDSPVWEHDLDNGLRLLRLAIDTHAITSHHALPLLLRRPGGLVVEMTDGTDAYNRENYRVSFFYDLAKTSVIRMAFALGHELGPRGATAVALTPGWLRSEMMLDHFGVREDNWRDALDRVPHFAISETPHYVGRAVAALAADPDVARFNGESLDSGSLARTYGFTDLDGSRPDAWRYLVEVQDAGKPADVTGYR
- a CDS encoding DUF4180 domain-containing protein, coding for MATDDVVHLNGLNVLQCAPDGPPLDGERAALDLIGDAMGRDAQVVAVPVARVAEEFFRLRSGVAGAVMQKFVTYRVRLAVVGDVTRHLDDSSALRDFVHETNQGGHIWFLPDLDTLDEKLRATG
- a CDS encoding MBL fold metallo-hydrolase, with the protein product MAARIERLVTSGQFSLDGGTWDVDNNVWIVGDDHEVIVIDAAHDADAILEAVGDRRLTAIVCTHAHNDHIDAAPALADRTGATIWLHPDDLPLWKQTHPDRDPDAHLRDGQVIEAAGIDLQVLHTPGHAPGAVCLYDPGLGTVFTGDTLFQGGPGATGRSWSHFPTIIDSIRDRLLALPPETKVLTGHGDPTTIGAEAPHLQEWIDRGH